A window of Variovorax sp. HW608 genomic DNA:
ACAGGTGCGCGACTGCGGCTAAATAGTTACCGGTAGCTTATTTGATTGCCGCATTCGCCCCACTAGCGTTTACCCCAGAATTCGAATTCTTGTTTCTCGTTAGAGTTACCGGTCACACTTTACAGGAGCCGCGCCCCATGTCCTCGTCCTCCGACACCCTGCCCCTCGTCCTGATGTGTGGACCCCTATCCAGCATGGGACATGGAACCGCTGGAGGCGAGCTATGCGCTGCACAGGCTGTGGGAGGCCAAGGATCGCGAGGCGCTGCTCGAGGCTTGCGCACCGAAGGTGCGCGCCATTGCCACCCGCGGAGAACTTGGCGCAGATGCCGGGTGATCGGGCGCCTCTGAATCTCGATTGGAGACGCGCATGAGCTTGATGAATGTCGAAGCTTCGGACGAAGGCGTTGCGATGCGGCTGCGCTGCACCTGCCTGGTGATCAACGCGCCCGACGACCTGCGCGTGGTCGAGCAGGATGCCGGCGAGCCGGGGCCCGGACAGGTGGTGGTGCAGGTGGGATTCGGCGGCATCTGCGGCTCGGACCTGCACTACTTCCACGCCGGCGGCTTCGGCACGGTGCGCATCAAGCGCCCGATGATCCTGGGCCACGAGGTGGCCGGCACCGTGGTCGCCGTGGCGCCCGGCGTCACGCGCGTGAAGGCCGGCGACAAGGTGGCGGTGAATCCCAGCCGACCCTGCGGCGCCTGCAAGTACTGCCTCGAGGGCCTGCCCAACCAGTGCCTGGAAATGCGCTTCTATGGCAGCGCGATGCGCGATCCGCATGTCGAGGGCGCTTTCCGCAACCTCCTGGTCTGCGATGCCGTGCAGTGCGAGCCCGTCGCCGCGCATGTACCGCTGCAGCACGCCGCGCTGGCCGAACCGTTCTCGGTGGCGCTGCATGGCGTGCAGCGTGCCGGGCCGCTGCTGGGCAAGCGCGTGCTGGTGTCGGGCTGCGGGCCCATCGGCACGCTGGCCGTGGCGGCGGCGCGCATTCATGGCGCCGCAGAGGTGACGGCAGTTGACCTCACGGACGAGACGCTGGCCGTGGCCCGCGCGATGGGTGCGCACGCCACGATCAACGTCGCGCAGGATCCGCAGTGGACACAGCGCTTCAGCACCGACAAGGGCAGCTTCGACGTGATGTTCGAATGCAGCGGCAACGAGCGCGCGCTGCGCGCCGGCCTGGAGGCGACGCGTCCGCGCGGCACCGTGGTGCAGCTGGGTCTGGGCGGTGAAATCTCGGTGCCGCAGAACCTGATCGTCGCCAAGGAGCTGGCGCTGCTCGGCAGCTTTCGCTTCCATGCCGAGTTCGCGCTTGCCGTGCGCCTGATCAACGAGGGCCGCATCGACATGCGCCCGATGATCACGGGCGCCTACCCGCTCACGCGTGCGCGCGAAGCCTTCGAATTGGCCAGCGACCGCAAGCGCGCGATGAAGGTGCTGCTGGATTTTTGCGCTTGACACCAACCTGATCTTTACCCTGTCCTATTGGAGGCCCCCCATGACCGATCGCAGAACCTTATTGGCCACAGGGCTGAAGACCCTGGCGGCATTCGCGGCTTTGCCGCTGGGCGCGGCAAGGGCCGCCGAGGCCTGGCCGACCCGCCCGATCGAACTGGTCGTGCCCTATGGCCCCGGCGGCGGGACCGATGTTCTGGCGCGCGCGCTGGCCGAGTCGGTGCGCAAGTACCTGGCTCAGCCCGTGACCGTGGTCAACCGGGCAGGCGCGAGTGGCTCCATCGGCATGGCGGACGTGGCCGCGGCTACGCCAAATGGCTACAAGCTGATCATGCTGACGGTGGATGTGATGATCCTGCCGCACATCGGCATCGGCAAGGTCACCTACGAGAACTTCGCGCCGATCGCGCGCTTGAACTTTGATCCCGCCGCCGTCACCGTGCGCGCCGATGCGCCGTGGAACACAGTGGAGGAATTCCTGGACCATGCCCGCAAGCACCCGGGCGAAGTACGCGTCGGCAATTCCGGCCCCGGTGCCATCTGGCACATGGCGTCGGTGGCCCTGGAATCACGCACCAACACCTCGTTCAACCTCATTCCTTTTCAGGGCGCTGCGCCGGCCGTGCTGGCATTGGGCGGGGGCCATATCGACGCCGTATCGGTCAGCCCGGCGGAGGTCAGCACCCAGGTGCAATCGGGCAAATTGAAGATGCTGGCAGTGATGGCCGACGAGCGCGTCAAGGGCTTCGAGAACGTGCCGACGCTGAAGGAGCGCAACATCGACCTGAGCCTGGGTGCCTGGCGAGGTCTGTGCGCGCCCAGGGGTACCCCGTCCGAAGTGCTGCAGCAGTTGTCTCAGGCCGTGGCGAAGGCAGTGCAGGAAACCGCCTATCGCCAGACCCTGGACAAGCTGAATCTGGGCGAGGCGTACGGCGACGCCGCCGCCTTTCGCGCCACCATGGAAAACGACAGCCAGAGTTTCAAGGCGCTGGCCGCAAAGCTGAACTTGACCGGCAAGTCCTGAAGCCAGGCCAAGGGCCGGCGACTCCGGCGCGCCGGCGCTCAGGTGCTGCCGCGCAGCTCGACGCGGAACGGGATCAGAATTGTCTCCGGCGCGAGGCGCTGGCCGTCCCGCGCGGCGGCGATGGCGCGCAACAGCAGTTCGCCGGCGGCGCTGCCAATGGCGGCGCAGTCGATCGCCACGGTGCTCAGTCGCGGGTGGCAGCTCGCACCCACCTCGAAACCGCCGAAGCCGGCAATGGCGAGCTTGCCCGGCACATCGATGCCGCGGCGCTGACATTCCGCCATCGCACCGAACGCCGGGTGATCGGACACGCACACCAGCAATTCCGTATCGGGCCAGCGCGCCAGCAACTGCACCACGCCCTGTGCCCCGTGCTCCATCGCCACCGGAGCCTCGCCGACGCTGATCTGGCGCGTCGCGTCCAGCCCCAGATCGCGCATCGCTGTCTCGAAGCCGCGGCGGCGGTCAGCGCCGCGGGCATCGCTCGCCGGCAAGCCCCCGAGGAAGGCGATGCGCCGGTAGCCCTGCGCGTGCAGCTGGCGCACCAGCTGCGCCTCCGCCTCGGCGTTGGAGAAGCCCACGCAATGCTCCATTGGCTGCGCCGGCAGGTCCCAGGTTTCAACGACCGGAATGCCGGCGGCCTCCAGCAGCTTTCGCGCCGCCGGCGTATGTGTGCCGCCGGTGACCACCACGCCCTCGGGGCGGCGGCCGAGCATCGCACGCAGCAGTCGCTCCTCGGTTGCGCTGTCATAGTCGGTGTAGCCGAGCAGCACCTGAAGGCCGCTCCCCTCGAGCGCGGCGGTCAGGCCATGCGCCGTATCGGAGAAGTTGGAGTTGTTCAGCGCCGGTATCAGGGCCACGACGACGCCCGAACGCTTGGACGAAAAAGTCCGCGCGGTATGGTCGATCACATAGCCCATCTCCTGGCAGGTGCGCAGGATGCGTTGCCTCAGCGCCTCGCTGGTGCTGCGCCGGCTACTGCCCTCACGATTGAGGGCGCGTGAGATCGTCATCTTCGAGACGCCCAGGCGAGCCGCTACGTCGGCCATCGTGACCTGGGTGGCCGGCGTGCGAGACGGTTCGACTGCACGGGCAGGTAGGCGAACCGTGGCGGGCTTTTTGGAATTCTGGCGTGCGGTCAACGTGATCGCTCCAGCGTGAGCTGGCCTAAGAAGTGATACCGGTTTCGACGCGGGTCCGGATCGCGCGGTGCTGATCGCATCGATGACGGCAATGATAGTAGAGCCCGGGGAGCGCAGACGCCCGCGGGTATTTACTAGTTACCGGTAACGCATGTACCGCAAGAATGCTGCGATGTCATCCGTCGCTGTCCTCGATGAGCGTTTTTCCGCGGTGGCCGGCGGCGCATCTCAACTGCAACGCCTCTGCACGGGCGCCGTCTGGAGCGAAGGTCCGGTGTGGATGTCCGAGACGGCGGAGCTGCTGTGGAGCGACATTCCGAACAACCGCATGTTGTGCTGGCACGCGGACCGCGGCATGCGCGTGTGGCGCGAGGCGGTGGAGTTCACCAACGGCCATGTCCGCGAGGCCGACGGTAGCCTGCTGCACTGTTCGCACGGGCAGCGCGCCGTGGTACGCACGCGCTTCGATGCGCACGGGCACCCTGTGGGCGACGAGGTGGTGGTGGACAGGTACCAGGGCCGGCGCCTGAACTCACCCAACGACGTCATCGTCAAGCGTGACGGCTCGATCTGGTTCTCGGATCCGCCGTACGGCATCCATTCCGATCGCGAAGGTCACAAGGCCGACAGCGAGCTGGGCGGCTGCTACGTCTTCCGCTTCGACCCGGCCAGTGGCGCGCTGCGCATCGCGAGCGATTTTGTGGAGGAGCCGAACGGCCTGGCCTTCTCGCCCGACGAATCGGTGCTGTACGTGAGCGACAGCTCGGCGGCACTGCGCGACGACGGTTCGGGCCACCACCACATCGTGGCGTTCGACGTCGTCAACGGGCAGGACCTGGCCAACCCGCGCGTGTTCGCTCTGGTCGAGCCCGGCCTGGCAGACGGCTTCCGTGTCGACGTCCACGGCTTCGTCTACACGAGCAGCGCCGACAGCGTCCAGGTCTACCACCCCGACGGCACCCGCATCGGCCGCATCGCGGTGCCCGAGAAGGTGGGCAACCTCGTGTTCGGCGGCGAGCGTGGCAACGAGCTGTTCATCTGCGCCAGCACTTCGCTATACCGCGTCGTGCTCAACACCCGGGGAGCCACCGCATGACGCCGCTGCTCTGCTTCGAGGGAGTCAGCAAGCGCTTCGGCGGCACGCAGGCCGTCGACGACGTGACGCTGGAAGTCCAGGCCGGCGAAGTGCTCGCGCTCCTGGGCGAGAACGGCGCCGGCAAGAGCACCTTGATCAAGCTGCTGGCTGGCATCTACCCTGCCGACGCAGGCAGGATGCTGGTCGATGGAAAGCCTGAGGAGGACTGGCGCAGCCGTGATCCGCTGCGCCAGCCGGTGGCTTTCATCCATCAGGACCTGGGCCTGGTGGAATGGATGACGGTCGCCGAGAACGTGGCCATCGGCATGGGCTATCCGCGCCTGTTCGGCTGGAAGCATGGTCTGGTCGATTGGCGTGCGGCCGATGCGATCGCGCGCCGCGTGCTCGAGCGGGTGGGATGCGACATCGACCCCGGCCGGCGGGTCTTTTCGCTCACCCGAGCCGAGAAGTCGCTGCTGGCGATCGGCCGCGCGCTGGAAGTGAAGGCCCGTCTGCTGGTGCTCGACGAGCCCAGCGCGAGCCTGCCCGCGACCGATGTGAACCGCCTGTTTGACGTCCTGCGCGATTTGCGCCGCCAGGGCGTAGGGATGATCTACGTCTCGCACCGTCTGGACGAGGTGATGCAGTTGTCCGACCGCGCGGCGGTGATGCGCGACGGCAAGCTGGTCGGCGTGCGCCGCACCGCCGAGTCCAGCGAGGCTGGGCTGGTCGAGCTGATCGTCGGCCAGGCGCTGGCCGACGACGAGCGCGCTGCGGCGCCCATCCCACGCGGTGACGCCAGGCCGCTGCTCGCGTTGCAAGGCGCCGTGGCCGGCAACGCCGGGCCGGTTGACTTGGCGCTGCACCCGGGCGAGATCCTCGGCCTGGTGGGCCTGCGCGGTGCCGGTCAGGACGCAATCGGCCGCGCGCTCTTCGGCTGCGAACCGCTCGTGACCGGCACGCTCGAGGCGGCCGGTCGCCGATGCGAGCTGAAGAATCCTGCGCAGGCGATCGCCGCAGGCATCGGCTACACCGCCGGCGAGCGGCTGGAGCAGAACCTGGCCGGCTCGATGAGCGTGCAGGAGAACCTGTTTCCCAATCCGCGCCTGCATGGCGAGCGCGGTCTGGACGCCAGTCGCCGCCGCCGCGAGCTGAAGCGGGCCGAGGCGCTGGCCGAACGCTTCGACATCAACCCGCGGGCGCCCCAGGCGATCGTCCAGCAGCTCTCGGGTGGAAACCAGCAGAAGGTGGTGCTGGCGCGCTGGGAGGCGCTGGCCCTGCCGGTGCAGGTGCTCGAGGAGCCCACTGCCGGCGTCGACGTGGGCGCCAAACGACAGATCTATGCCTTGCTGCGCCGACGCGCGGCCGAGGGCGCCGGGCTGGTGGTCGTGTCCACCGACTATGAAGAAGTAGCGACGGTGTGCACCCGCGTCCTCGTGTTCCGCGCTGGCCGCATCGCCGCCGAGTTGCACGGTGCAGACATCACCATCGCGCGCCTGCTGGCGCTGTCCGCCGGATCGGCCGGCGACGAAAGGGAAGCCGCATGAGTTCATCCATCAAGTCCACCGCGCTTGAGCCGGACGCCAGCCTCGACGGCGCGGCCACCACCCTCGGCCAGCGCTTGGGGCGTGCGATACCCAGCTATGGCCTGGTCGTGCTGACCGTGGCGCTGGCGCTGCTGTTCTCGGTGCTGTTGCCCGACACGTTTCCAACGCTGTTCAACCTGCGCGCGATCCTGTCGGACAAGTCGATCATCGCGCTGCTCGCGCTGGCCGCGATGATCCCGATGATCACCGGCAAGATCGACCTGACCGTGGGCTACGGCATCGTGCTGTGGCACATCCTGGCGATCAGCCTGCAGACCCGCTTTGGCTTGCCCTGGCCGGCGGCGGTGCTGATCGTGCTGGCCTGCGCGGCACTGTTCGGCATGTTGAACGGCCTGCTGGTGGAACTGGCCCAGATCGACAGCTTCATCGCGACCTTGGGCACAGGCACCGTGCTGTACGCCGTCGCGATGTGGCACAGCGGCGGCCGCCAGGTGGTAGGAGAGCTGCCAGCGGGCTTTGTCGGGATGGCCGGGGCCGACCTGTTGGGCCTGCCGGTGCCGGCCTTCTACGTGTTGGCGGTGGCCTTGGCGTTGTGGGCGGTCACCGAGTTCATGCCGCTGGGGCGCGCGCTGTACGTGATCGGTGCCAATCCCAAGGCCGCCGAACTCAACGGCCTTTCGGTGCGCCGGCACGTCATGGGCGCCTTCGTTGCCTCCGGGCTGATCAGCGGATTTGC
This region includes:
- a CDS encoding Bug family tripartite tricarboxylate transporter substrate binding protein; translated protein: MTDRRTLLATGLKTLAAFAALPLGAARAAEAWPTRPIELVVPYGPGGGTDVLARALAESVRKYLAQPVTVVNRAGASGSIGMADVAAATPNGYKLIMLTVDVMILPHIGIGKVTYENFAPIARLNFDPAAVTVRADAPWNTVEEFLDHARKHPGEVRVGNSGPGAIWHMASVALESRTNTSFNLIPFQGAAPAVLALGGGHIDAVSVSPAEVSTQVQSGKLKMLAVMADERVKGFENVPTLKERNIDLSLGAWRGLCAPRGTPSEVLQQLSQAVAKAVQETAYRQTLDKLNLGEAYGDAAAFRATMENDSQSFKALAAKLNLTGKS
- a CDS encoding sugar ABC transporter ATP-binding protein — its product is MTPLLCFEGVSKRFGGTQAVDDVTLEVQAGEVLALLGENGAGKSTLIKLLAGIYPADAGRMLVDGKPEEDWRSRDPLRQPVAFIHQDLGLVEWMTVAENVAIGMGYPRLFGWKHGLVDWRAADAIARRVLERVGCDIDPGRRVFSLTRAEKSLLAIGRALEVKARLLVLDEPSASLPATDVNRLFDVLRDLRRQGVGMIYVSHRLDEVMQLSDRAAVMRDGKLVGVRRTAESSEAGLVELIVGQALADDERAAAPIPRGDARPLLALQGAVAGNAGPVDLALHPGEILGLVGLRGAGQDAIGRALFGCEPLVTGTLEAAGRRCELKNPAQAIAAGIGYTAGERLEQNLAGSMSVQENLFPNPRLHGERGLDASRRRRELKRAEALAERFDINPRAPQAIVQQLSGGNQQKVVLARWEALALPVQVLEEPTAGVDVGAKRQIYALLRRRAAEGAGLVVVSTDYEEVATVCTRVLVFRAGRIAAELHGADITIARLLALSAGSAGDEREAA
- a CDS encoding ABC transporter permease, whose protein sequence is MSSSIKSTALEPDASLDGAATTLGQRLGRAIPSYGLVVLTVALALLFSVLLPDTFPTLFNLRAILSDKSIIALLALAAMIPMITGKIDLTVGYGIVLWHILAISLQTRFGLPWPAAVLIVLACAALFGMLNGLLVELAQIDSFIATLGTGTVLYAVAMWHSGGRQVVGELPAGFVGMAGADLLGLPVPAFYVLAVALALWAVTEFMPLGRALYVIGANPKAAELNGLSVRRHVMGAFVASGLISGFAGVLLASRLQIGQASVGLEFLLPALVGAFLGSTTIRPGRVNVWGTLVGVAVLAIGISGIQQFGGAFFVEPLFNGLTLLISIGIAGYAQQRRNASIRRRISQRQLGEGAPSAAAPAPSPSHVN
- a CDS encoding LacI family DNA-binding transcriptional regulator — its product is MTARQNSKKPATVRLPARAVEPSRTPATQVTMADVAARLGVSKMTISRALNREGSSRRSTSEALRQRILRTCQEMGYVIDHTARTFSSKRSGVVVALIPALNNSNFSDTAHGLTAALEGSGLQVLLGYTDYDSATEERLLRAMLGRRPEGVVVTGGTHTPAARKLLEAAGIPVVETWDLPAQPMEHCVGFSNAEAEAQLVRQLHAQGYRRIAFLGGLPASDARGADRRRGFETAMRDLGLDATRQISVGEAPVAMEHGAQGVVQLLARWPDTELLVCVSDHPAFGAMAECQRRGIDVPGKLAIAGFGGFEVGASCHPRLSTVAIDCAAIGSAAGELLLRAIAAARDGQRLAPETILIPFRVELRGST
- a CDS encoding SMP-30/gluconolactonase/LRE family protein, with translation MSSVAVLDERFSAVAGGASQLQRLCTGAVWSEGPVWMSETAELLWSDIPNNRMLCWHADRGMRVWREAVEFTNGHVREADGSLLHCSHGQRAVVRTRFDAHGHPVGDEVVVDRYQGRRLNSPNDVIVKRDGSIWFSDPPYGIHSDREGHKADSELGGCYVFRFDPASGALRIASDFVEEPNGLAFSPDESVLYVSDSSAALRDDGSGHHHIVAFDVVNGQDLANPRVFALVEPGLADGFRVDVHGFVYTSSADSVQVYHPDGTRIGRIAVPEKVGNLVFGGERGNELFICASTSLYRVVLNTRGATA
- a CDS encoding L-idonate 5-dehydrogenase, producing the protein MRLRCTCLVINAPDDLRVVEQDAGEPGPGQVVVQVGFGGICGSDLHYFHAGGFGTVRIKRPMILGHEVAGTVVAVAPGVTRVKAGDKVAVNPSRPCGACKYCLEGLPNQCLEMRFYGSAMRDPHVEGAFRNLLVCDAVQCEPVAAHVPLQHAALAEPFSVALHGVQRAGPLLGKRVLVSGCGPIGTLAVAAARIHGAAEVTAVDLTDETLAVARAMGAHATINVAQDPQWTQRFSTDKGSFDVMFECSGNERALRAGLEATRPRGTVVQLGLGGEISVPQNLIVAKELALLGSFRFHAEFALAVRLINEGRIDMRPMITGAYPLTRAREAFELASDRKRAMKVLLDFCA